The following proteins come from a genomic window of Kocuria palustris:
- a CDS encoding transposase, with protein sequence MPKKFTPEFRERAVRMVFDRQATEGGPRAASIRVVAESLGCGPETLHAWCNQAITASKATPAATDETLSEENRRLRRELAEARRANEMADSSGQRNISCEMGQSLTTGGSGCRASTVISAGSRSSWRSGCTRGAGGWSISPRRSAAARRWSGSWPGAAGTSMPNRSAGNHARAA encoded by the coding sequence ATGCCCAAGAAGTTCACCCCCGAGTTCCGCGAACGCGCCGTGCGGATGGTCTTCGACCGCCAAGCCACCGAGGGCGGACCACGCGCGGCCTCCATCCGAGTCGTGGCCGAGTCGCTGGGCTGCGGCCCCGAGACCCTGCACGCCTGGTGCAACCAAGCCATCACAGCAAGCAAGGCCACGCCCGCCGCCACTGACGAAACCTTGAGCGAAGAGAATCGCAGGCTGCGTCGAGAACTCGCCGAAGCCCGCCGCGCCAATGAGATGGCGGATTCAAGCGGTCAGCGCAACATCTCCTGTGAGATGGGACAGTCACTGACCACAGGAGGATCCGGATGCAGGGCAAGCACGGTCATCTCAGCCGGGAGCAGAAGCAGCTGGCGCTCAGGTTGCACGCGAGGGGCTGGCGGCTGGTCGATATCGCCAAGGAGATCGGCTGCAGCGCGCCGATGGTCGGGGTCATGGCCCGGAGCGGCAGGCACCTCGATGCCAAACCGCTCGGCTGGAAACCACGCCAGGGCTGCCTGA
- a CDS encoding IS30 family transposase, whose amino-acid sequence MAKEIGCSAPMVGVMARSGRHLDAKPLGWKPRQGCLTIDEREQILLGINRGDTFTAIAGQLGRTVSTISREVKRGGGRCEYSAWRAHERARQQTRRPKPFKLRPGRLLEEVASRLEQLWSPDEIAVRLRLDHADDPQMRVSHETIYQSLFVQGRGELRRELARCLRSGRTARKPRGAIEGRGRIPGMVMLSQRPAEADDRAVPGHWEGDLILGQGSRSAVGTLVERSTRMTLLLHLPDGKSAEQVEAAMREAVSKLPSSLARTITWDQGAEMAKHAAFTTATGIPIYFCDPHSPWQRGSNENTNGLLRQYLPKGTDLSGLSRRELDMIQDSLNGRPRKTLGYLTPSEKLAEFLALTA is encoded by the coding sequence ATCGCCAAGGAGATCGGCTGCAGCGCGCCGATGGTCGGGGTCATGGCCCGGAGCGGCAGGCACCTCGATGCCAAACCGCTCGGCTGGAAACCACGCCAGGGCTGCCTGACGATCGATGAGCGCGAGCAGATCCTTCTGGGGATCAATCGTGGCGACACATTCACCGCGATCGCCGGGCAGCTGGGGCGAACGGTGTCCACCATCAGCCGTGAGGTCAAGCGCGGCGGAGGCCGCTGCGAATACTCGGCTTGGCGCGCACATGAACGTGCCCGCCAGCAGACTCGTCGGCCGAAGCCGTTCAAGCTCAGGCCCGGCCGACTGCTCGAGGAGGTCGCCAGTCGGCTGGAGCAGTTGTGGTCGCCCGACGAGATCGCGGTGCGCCTACGGTTGGATCATGCCGATGATCCGCAGATGCGTGTGAGCCACGAGACGATCTACCAGTCGCTGTTCGTGCAGGGCAGAGGCGAGTTGCGCCGTGAACTGGCCCGGTGCCTGCGGTCCGGAAGGACGGCTCGCAAGCCTCGCGGGGCCATCGAGGGTCGTGGCCGCATCCCCGGCATGGTGATGCTCAGCCAGCGCCCTGCCGAAGCCGACGACCGTGCAGTGCCCGGGCATTGGGAGGGTGACCTCATCCTTGGTCAGGGCAGCCGCAGCGCTGTCGGGACGCTCGTCGAGCGCTCGACACGGATGACATTGCTGCTGCACCTGCCCGATGGCAAGAGCGCCGAGCAGGTCGAGGCAGCAATGCGCGAGGCGGTCAGCAAGCTGCCGTCCTCCTTGGCCCGAACGATCACCTGGGACCAGGGCGCGGAGATGGCCAAGCATGCTGCGTTCACTACCGCCACGGGCATTCCGATCTACTTCTGCGATCCTCACTCGCCCTGGCAGCGCGGCAGCAACGAGAACACCAACGGCCTGCTGCGCCAGTACCTCCCCAAAGGCACCGACCTCAGCGGCCTCAGCCGCAGGGAACTCGACATGATCCAGGACAGTCTCAACGGACGCCCTCGGAAGACATTGGGCTATCTGACACCATCAGAGAAGCTCGCAGAGTTCCTTGCGCTCACCGCTTGA